Proteins from a single region of Deltaproteobacteria bacterium:
- a CDS encoding ABC transporter ATP-binding protein: protein MLTLNNIEVIYSNVILVLKGVSLTVDPGAVVALLGANGAGKTTALKAMSGLLRTELGEVTDGSIEFEGTRIDHKDPEEIVRMGMVQVMEGRPLFEQLSVEENIRVGAYSRNDTAAIRSDMEEVYHYFPTLARMKHRVSGYLSGGERQMLVMGRGLMARPKLMLLDEPSLGLSPALVKEIFKIIQRINEEQHTSILVVEQNAFIALSISDHAYVMENGRIVLDGPSAKLKENEDIKEFYLGLSQVGKRKSYKEVKHYRRRKRWLS from the coding sequence ACAACATCGAGGTCATCTACAGCAATGTGATTCTGGTCCTTAAGGGGGTCTCGCTGACGGTCGACCCGGGTGCTGTGGTGGCCCTTTTGGGGGCCAACGGCGCCGGGAAGACCACGGCCCTCAAGGCCATGTCCGGACTCCTGAGGACGGAACTGGGCGAGGTCACGGACGGGTCCATTGAATTTGAAGGAACCCGGATCGATCACAAAGACCCCGAAGAGATCGTCCGGATGGGGATGGTGCAGGTCATGGAAGGCCGGCCCCTCTTTGAGCAACTGAGCGTTGAAGAGAATATCCGTGTCGGGGCCTACTCCCGAAACGACACGGCCGCCATTCGGTCGGATATGGAAGAAGTGTATCATTATTTTCCCACGCTGGCCCGGATGAAACATCGGGTCAGCGGCTATCTCTCCGGCGGCGAGCGGCAGATGCTGGTTATGGGAAGAGGGCTCATGGCGAGGCCCAAGCTGATGCTCCTGGATGAGCCCTCTTTGGGATTGAGTCCGGCCCTGGTCAAGGAGATCTTCAAAATCATTCAAAGGATCAATGAGGAGCAGCATACGTCCATACTGGTGGTGGAGCAAAACGCGTTTATCGCCCTTTCCATATCCGACCACGCATATGTCATGGAGAATGGGAGGATTGTCCTGGACGGCCCGTCCGCCAAACTCAAGGAGAACGAGGACATCAAGGAATTCTATCTGGGACTGAGCCAGGTGGGAAAACGGAAGAGCTACAAGGAGGTCAAGCATTACAGGCGACGGAAGCGGTGGCTGTCCTAA